From Mucilaginibacter rubeus, a single genomic window includes:
- a CDS encoding PQQ-binding-like beta-propeller repeat protein codes for MIKPRYFIALCLVAGIYASCKNQHKSNSPYSGWPAYAGSKEGIRYSSNEEITLNNVSKLKQLWTFSTADKDTGNRSQNQCNPIMVDGVLYGTSPKLKLFALNAATGEQKWLFDPAKDDTTNNGDPMAYYKVSRGVIYWQNDDGGEKRIFYSVGAKTWAIDAENGTPIRSFGKGGYIDLTKDLDRDTKSFVAGTTPGVVYKNVLIVGDRVSESADAAPGHVRAYDTRTGKLKWIFHTIPHPGEVGYNTWKDTAAYKKFGGANNWSGMALDEKRGMVYIPTGSVGGDFYGGFRKGQNLFANSLLALDAATGKLKWYYQFVHHDLWDRDLPANPNLVTIVKDGKKIDAVTQITKHGYVFMFDRTNGKPIFPIVEKPVPTKALPGEEVWPTQPIPTLPQPFARQTFNPEDVTDRTPEVHQEMLAKYNQVKNRIMFTPPSKEGGWIFPGFDGGGEWGGAAVDPESKILYVNCSEMPWAQVMIDVPKTNADDHSPQSLGHVVYNTNCIGCHGAELKGNGTSYPSLVNIGKKYSAEQVSGIIASGRNMMPSFKQISVQDKQNLLAFLLKIPEAKAAKEVVKEPTSNRAVSSATEKKMLDEVPYAMNGYNRFLDKDGYPGIKPPWGTLNAVDLTSGKLLWKVPLGEFAELSKKGIPVTGTENYGGPVVTKGGLIFIAATKDEKIRAFDKHTGKVVWEAQLPAAGYATPATYSIDGKQYVVIACGGGKIGSKSGDSYVCFGLPD; via the coding sequence ATGATTAAGCCCCGGTATTTTATAGCCCTGTGTTTAGTGGCAGGCATTTATGCGTCCTGCAAAAATCAGCATAAAAGTAATAGCCCTTATAGTGGTTGGCCGGCTTATGCAGGATCAAAGGAGGGGATAAGGTACTCATCAAACGAAGAGATCACTTTAAATAATGTAAGTAAGTTAAAACAGCTGTGGACTTTTAGCACTGCAGATAAGGATACCGGTAACAGGAGCCAAAATCAGTGTAACCCCATTATGGTTGATGGTGTTTTGTATGGTACCAGCCCAAAGCTAAAGCTGTTTGCATTAAATGCGGCTACAGGCGAGCAAAAATGGCTATTTGACCCCGCAAAGGATGATACCACCAATAACGGCGACCCAATGGCTTATTATAAGGTGAGCCGTGGTGTAATTTACTGGCAAAATGATGATGGTGGTGAAAAACGCATTTTTTACAGTGTAGGCGCCAAAACCTGGGCTATTGATGCGGAAAACGGAACACCCATCCGTTCATTTGGTAAGGGTGGTTATATTGATCTTACCAAGGACCTGGACAGGGATACCAAATCGTTTGTGGCAGGTACTACACCCGGCGTGGTTTATAAAAATGTATTGATTGTTGGCGACCGTGTATCGGAGTCTGCCGACGCTGCACCCGGGCATGTGCGTGCTTATGATACCCGCACGGGAAAGTTAAAATGGATTTTTCATACCATACCACATCCCGGCGAGGTTGGATATAATACCTGGAAGGATACTGCTGCTTACAAAAAGTTTGGCGGGGCCAATAACTGGTCGGGCATGGCACTGGACGAAAAGCGGGGGATGGTTTATATCCCGACAGGCTCGGTAGGTGGCGATTTTTACGGCGGTTTCAGGAAGGGACAAAACCTGTTTGCCAATTCATTATTGGCGCTTGACGCGGCTACAGGTAAATTGAAATGGTATTACCAATTTGTTCATCACGACTTGTGGGACCGCGATTTGCCGGCAAATCCTAACCTGGTAACCATTGTAAAAGATGGAAAAAAAATAGATGCCGTTACGCAGATCACCAAACATGGCTATGTATTTATGTTCGACAGGACAAATGGCAAACCGATATTCCCGATAGTGGAAAAGCCTGTACCAACAAAGGCCCTGCCGGGTGAAGAAGTTTGGCCTACACAACCAATCCCAACATTACCGCAGCCATTTGCGCGCCAAACGTTTAATCCCGAAGATGTTACCGACCGTACACCTGAAGTGCACCAGGAAATGCTGGCGAAATATAACCAGGTTAAAAACCGGATCATGTTTACCCCGCCAAGTAAAGAAGGAGGATGGATCTTCCCCGGTTTTGATGGTGGGGGTGAGTGGGGCGGAGCCGCTGTTGACCCTGAAAGTAAGATCTTGTACGTTAATTGCTCCGAAATGCCATGGGCGCAGGTCATGATAGATGTGCCTAAAACCAATGCGGACGACCATTCGCCACAGTCATTGGGCCATGTGGTATATAATACAAATTGTATTGGCTGCCATGGCGCGGAATTGAAGGGGAATGGCACATCATATCCGTCATTGGTAAACATCGGCAAAAAATACTCAGCCGAGCAGGTGAGTGGCATTATTGCCAGCGGCCGTAACATGATGCCATCGTTTAAGCAGATCTCAGTGCAGGATAAGCAAAACCTTCTTGCATTCCTGCTTAAAATTCCAGAAGCTAAAGCAGCGAAAGAGGTAGTAAAAGAACCAACCAGTAATCGTGCGGTGAGTTCTGCCACAGAAAAGAAAATGCTTGATGAAGTGCCATATGCTATGAATGGTTATAATCGCTTTTTGGATAAGGATGGCTATCCCGGTATTAAGCCACCATGGGGCACACTCAATGCTGTTGATCTTACATCGGGCAAGCTGCTTTGGAAAGTACCATTGGGGGAATTTGCCGAATTGAGCAAAAAAGGGATCCCGGTAACCGGTACTGAGAACTATGGCGGCCCGGTGGTTACCAAAGGCGGCTTGATATTTATAGCGGCAACTAAGGATGAAAAGATCCGTGCTTTTGATAAACATACTGGTAAAGTGGTTTGGGAAGCACAGTTACCGGCGGCTGGTTACGCCACCCCTGCAACTTATTCAATTGATGGTAAACAATACGTAGTTATTGCTTGCGGCGGCGGAAAAATTGGAAGTAAGTCGGGAGATAGTTATGTTTGTTTTGGATTACCGGACTAA